The Denticeps clupeoides chromosome 1, fDenClu1.1, whole genome shotgun sequence genome segment TTATGTAAAGTGTCACAACACTCATATTACAAAACCTAATTTTGTGAAGTCAGAAAAAACaaggaacagaaagaaaaatgtaatgcaGTACAAAtgcctatacacacacacacacacacacacacacatatatatatatatatatatataaaacgtattataaataaatatatatattatgacCAAATGATTACTAATATATTGTATTTGGTTCATATCATTGAGAAATTCTATAACATTTTTTGCAATATTCTCATTCATTTCCACTACAAGTATTGCACGGGTTGTATGGCAAACcttttaaacacaaattcagAGTCTTAAACCCTATTCCAGCCCAATATGTTGTTAGGAATCTACATTATAGAAATGACTGGTATTGTATATCTACTCTTGCATTAAGTCTAAATATACCATCCAAGGCTGCATGAATGCTTCGGAATGGATGTAACAATATATTGAAGTTATGTACAAGGCTGTCAAAGATAACATTAATTGATGTGAATAATATCTAAATATTTATACAAATTGTGTTGAAAATTAGGGTGTTAAAACTGATGACTTCTTTTTAGTCTGAGCTATGTCACATAAtttatgttattgttattataattaaacTTAAGAATTCATTCGAAGAAACAGCCACATTGAGCACATAAAGAGCACCACAATCAAACCCATCAAAAGTCATACTAGGCTGAATATTTACTTCTTGATTCAGAGtgcagaaacattaaaaaaaaatgaaatgcctttttttttcctccaatgtCAATTTATTTAAACTAGAATACTTTGAAATGTGGGAACAATGTCCAAAGCTAGATTGTCTTTAGTAAGATGTCACTGACCtattacacaaacatacaaGCACTGCCCCTTTTCAGAAATATGGCAACATTTCAAATAAGACAAATATGGGTATATGGGAATTAATTTTGTTGTTGGTGAACATGGGGATGGATATAAGGACAGGGATGGCTAGGGGATGGTTTTGATACACATGGGATGGGACAGTTTTGACAGATCCCTGTGCGGGTATCTGTTCTGATATGGAAAGGTTCATTTGTCCACAAATGCCGCAAGTTTGAAAATGTAACCCCTCGGAATGATGTACGACACATCACTGTCATCACTCAGTGACTTGTGGTATCAACCCAAAGAAACTAGCTTATCCAGTTTGTTATGCTTCCTGTCTTCCAGTAAAGGAGGAATATGTGGTAATCATTGCCCTCACAGTCTGATGAAAGATATTATGCCAGGATAGGAACAAATTGTgattaaacataaaatacttcACATCCAACGGCTTCATCAGCGTTATACCCCCCAGCATGAACAGTCAGATGGACAGTTTTCTTGCTGGTGCTTGTGACTGGTGACATGGCGTGTTGCAACAgcaatagttaaaaaaaaaaaggttattttactggcaactggacttgtcaTGGATCCTTGGCAATGTTccgcccttccattccagagggctttctcaagtctTCCTGCCTTCTCAAGGcagacttgagaaagccctctggaatggaagggcgaaACTTTGTCAACCTTCACAGAAACATCATCATCAGTCATCAAGCACTATCATGTGCCTATCATGGTTTTTTCGCACCATGATAGAGGCCATGGTGTGCTTGTTGATCAACATCTATGCCCTGAGTGGCCTGTCTGGAGCTGACCTGCTGCCGGGAAGCCATGGGGTGGTTGTGTGACCCTGTAGGAGTAGTGGTGTGGGCAGCTGAGGGGTAGAAGTGAACATCTACAGCCACAGTGGTCATCCCCAAGGAGACACAGTGTGacaggaggagaggggaggaacCATGGCAGATGTTGATGCTATGGCGAATAGGTGTGGTGCATGGTTCTGAGGTCTGCAGGGTCAAGGATGAGTGGAGTCCCTCCTCACGGACCTGCGGAGAACTAGTAGGTGGGGACGAGGGCATGTCTTGGCACTCCCCAAATTCTTGACTTCTCCAGTCAGCCACGCTCTGAAGCTGGATGTCTGGGTTGGAAAATGGTGTGACTTTCCCTTCTTCTAGTGATGTATCCATCTGCGACGGTAAGGGATTAAGtgaaagtttttgtcattgtgatacgcagcacagcccaagatgcacacaatgaaatgtgtcttctgcatttaacccatcacccttttgtgaacagttggcagccatgaaagcctgGCAAGCAGTGTGTTTTTGAACCTTGGAATTTGAAACCGCAACCTTTctgttacgagtccgcttccttaaatgctagaacaccactgccccaaaaggaAAGACACTTTGCCTCTTCGACAGGGAATTGAACTCCAGTCTCCCGCATGACAGGCAGGGAttctcaccactatactaaggAGGAGACCAAGAGTTTATAAAAACAATCTATAATCTAACTGATTACATGGAAGAACCGAAGTATTGAAATTAGATTCAAGGTCAAAGTTGGTCTAGACTTTTCTAACACTTTTCTGGTTGCAGTTACATCAGTTGCAGATATGCTTTGCCCAACATGGACTTTtatttccagcacatcccaagTCATCACATCGTTATGTTCCTCAAATTATTTTGGAACAATTTGCGGTATTGCAAGGTACACATCACTGCTATAAGGGGCAACTGCGTTGGTAGTTTATATCAATCAAGCAGCAGAACTTTGACAAACGATCATACAGCCTTGACGACACCCTCCATCTGCTCAGCAGAGAGAATGTTTACTTGGTAAAACCGCCAGTGCGAATACACTGGATCGCAGATCTCTACTAACCTGTACATCTTCACTTGGATCTGGATGAGTCTCAACAAGGACTGGCAGGTCATGGAGGGGTGACACTTCTGGGACATCATCATAGGAACCTTCCATCATCAAGGTGGATGTGCTGGGTATCGGTGGGTGGGCTCTTGTTTCAGAGGTATTAGGGCTTTGTTCAATAACTGCAACTAGATTATCATCTTCAAAAGCCCttcaatttgaaataaaaccaaacagTTAGTATTATATCAACCACTAAcattatgagaaaaaaaaaatgagcaagaGATCCAGAGACAGGCCCTGTGTCCTGAACTACGCTGCCCAGATAAGCCGAAACATTTACTCAACTGGTGTGAAATATACTCTGTATACTTTAGTGTGTGTAGTTGCTGCGGGCACATCCCAGAAGGCAAAATACGAAATGTCTCTTCAATGTGTGTGAAAGACTGTACACTGTAACAGCTGTGAGAAATACAGTGGCACTGCATGCTAGACATTGCTTGCTCAttcaaaaaatgttattttgctgCTGAAATTTGTAGAGTAAAACATACGATGTTGGAACATGACAAACGGAATGTGACTGCGGTGCTCTGTTCTGAGGGCAGAGGACTGGATTTGGCTGCCTTTGCAGACCAGAAAAATACAATTACTAACCTATTTTCATATGTTCTTCCAGTGACCAGGCGTTCTCCATGTCTGCACGGAACCCCTAGATGTCTCTGAGCTGGAGAACAAATCATAGTCTttaccaaaataataaaaaaaaaaaatttatcttaaaacaaataacatttgaaactAAAACCTAAAAAGTCTATTCTTTTCACTGGGAGAAATACTCTGAGCTTTTACCTCCTTACAACATGTGTCCTGTTTTTATCTTGTGGGACACTGGCCTAACCACAATGTTTCAGTTGAACTATCAAAGCATGTACAGAAGCCATGTCTCAGGAAGCATCTCCTCAGAGCTCGTCTGTTTCTTAGTATGCCATGAACCTCCTCCAAAAACCTTaaccaattatttatttaaatgttatttttacagaaaatacacTAATGAATAGATGCAAAACTTCCATTCTCCCAGATCAAACCTATCCAGCTAAAACCTATCTAGTTACAATAACTGAGTTTCCTTCCTATCATGAATTATCAGATCACCCTAATTATGCAGGAAGTGGTTTTATCATTTAAGGTAACTTCAACTCACTGCGAACTCTGCACAAACAAGGACTgagctgggattcgaactcacaaccttggaggtgtgggGCAACATGACAAACCACCAGCCCTCACCATAGCTAATGCTAAATGAAATAgaatatttgctttattctcaTCTTATCTGTAGACACCAAGCTCTGGTGTCTAAGCAGATGACAGAAACATACAGGGCAAACTTTACAAAGATCCTCTAGTATGATAATCAAAACATCTTTTTACAGTTCTTCTAAgtcagtatcacttcaaagaataAAGGACATTAGTATTAAAGCCAACTTAAAATCATAACAAAGAAGCATGCCCAAGCCTTTTATTCATGTTCACTGCCATGCTCCATTAGTCATCATAGAAGCACTACATGGATATTTTCTTTGTGACGAGACTTTTAGTGTGGGTATGAAGGGAAATCATGCTGCAAACTCACGTTTTATCATGGCCAGCAGTATATACCTTTGACCATATCATAATGAATGATAAAATGATGCATTATTCTTACACATTCTGACACAACAAGCAAACAAATGTTCAGTTAAGAAGTCTCAATATGGGGATGCCAGACATAGATTCGCAGATTAGCACAAATTTCAGCAAACAATCAAATCTGTCCACATCTGAGGGTAACTTTCTTTTGAGAATAACATGGAAGGATTAAAAACACACCTCCCCTCCCCATGGGAGCAGTTGGGTCATTCTTCTGCACCAAGGAGTAAAATGCCATGGTGATGAAGATAAATGCCAGAGACACCCCAACTCCCACCACTATGGGGATGTCATGCTTTTCCAACAGGGGTATCAGAGGTGGGGATGGCTTTGTCATCCTGGGCCTTCACATCATGGAAAGAAAATGACGCTGCATAAGAGACAAACACTACTTTCTTCACTTCAACTTAAACTACTGAGATCATTAGTGTTTAGCTGGTTTCACATGCTGATAAATATGTGGAGAAGCTGAAAGTGACATAAGTGCAATAACTGCTCTGCAACATTTCACCTCTGTATGCTCGAGTATCATCATACTAGCACTTTtaactcatttacattacatttacatttacagcatttatcagacgcccttatccagagcgacttacaatcagtagttacagggacagtcccccctggagcaacttagggtaaagtgtcttgctcagggacacaactactaccacccacttaaACTcactttaaattgtaaatattctGTATCTGTATTTAATTTCACTTATATTCACTTTATTTTTGTCAGAGCTAGTTCATATCCGCATCTGCTGGTTTGCTCCAAATGAAATCTTGCTGTACTTGTATGGTGACAGTAAaggcatctatctatctaaaacCAAGGGTAAACCCAAAAATGTGAAAGATAAGTTTAGGACCAGGGTTTGTGGGTTAACCAGTTCTGTTGTGTATATTCACAGTGTGCATActataaaaagacaaaataaagatCTCCTATATTACATCTAACATAAATGAATATAGTGCTTTACTTACAGTGGGTCTGGTGTTTGAGTAGGCGGGGCAGCAGGAGTAATTTGCAGGCCGGGTGTCTGCATGTTTGGGAATAAAGTCTTTGTGTTTGGGTAGTCTGGAGTTTGGGTGTTCAGACTTGGACTTACGACTTGAGTGATCGGGTTTGGAGAGGCTGTTCTAGAAAAAATGAGCTGGGTGAAGTTTGGCTCAGATGGTGAAAGTTCTGTTCTTTTTGCTGTTTGCTGAGTGTGAGCATTTTCTCCATGAGACTGTAGCAGTTCAGTATAATGGTTTGTTGATTGGGTACTGTGATCTGAAAGGCCCAGTCCTGGCAATTGTCCTCTTGTTCTCTTTTCTGTAACTTTGATCAAAGGTGGGTATGAATTTAAAATATCATTGGCCCCTATGCGATGAGTCTGCAGGGGTTTCAGCAAAGcatctaaaaaaatattcatataaattATTCTGACTATATAATACAAACGGGAAACAGTACCAGCCATTAATGTTCtccttttttatgtgtttaatatttatgttCTCACGTAATCTAAGTAAGTTATGCATCAACATATTTGAAAGAGACATCAGAAATCAATAGCCAACGTATaactttacattatttaaagcAATTAATGAATGCAATAAGAGAGATTTCTGGAGTAATGGACACACAGAactaaattaaaatgatcattaaaatgAGTAGAACATGTTTCACTGAAATGCCCTTACCAGGCATTTGGGAGTTTTGATCAAGTGGTTGATTACTGGTTTCAGTTCTTGTATCACTGGATCGAAGCCGCTTTGTGGTACGTGGGATGTTTGCCTGCAAGCCACAAACAAACTTATAACATATTggagatttattttaaaatcaatgACAAATTTGTGACTGATTAATGAGATAGGAAAGTGAGCTTTGTCACAAACAGCCACTGAACTAAACAACCAAAGTCAGCATTTGACTCACCGGTGAAAATATCTGCATTTCTTTATCTGGAAAACCATCTTCAGCTGAAGGGGAAAAATTAAATCCATCAGATAAAAAACAGGAGGTTCAAAATTTGGTGGTGTACCTgcaaagctgtgtgtgtgtgtgtgtgtaccaatgTGTATGGGCAGAAAGGCATGCCATTCATGGTGCAAGTgagttattaaataataaaagtgtgtgtatgaggtgtTAAGACTTACCATAAACAGAGAGGACAGTTGTTTTGTGGTCTTTTCCCACTTCGTTTTTGGCAGTACAATGGTATTCTCCTGCATCGGATACTTGAACACTTAAAATATTAAGGGTTCCTTCCTCTGCAAAGTCAGAAGTCCCCTTTCTATTAATGCCACATATTGAACTGACTCTTTTTCCATAACTGCACACACCATGACATACAagctctgcacacacaaagaccaAGCCAGGTTCAAGGTGTGAGGCAACATTGAAATAGCTGCCATACATTACAATACACAGTATGAAAGTGACAGTGTGGTCATTGTGAACACACAGCTCCTCACGCAGTGcccacaatgagatttatcctctgcatttcacccagtGAGCAGAGGGCAACAATGCCACAGTTCCTTATAATATAGTATGTATATCGcatattttttccaaataatatAGTGTAAAACGCTTTACCATCAATGTGCACCAGGGCCGAGGGTAACACAGGGGTCTGTAGCAGACCCCTTGTCCACATGTAAAGAatgggacggtttccaacagcaTGACAAGGCAAGATTACAGTTGTTCCAGGCCGGCCATTTACTGACTTCAGGAAGGACACAATGACCGGACTCACTAtggacaaaaaataaacaggttCAGTTATGCATTATTTCTAAAAATACAACTTTACATGAAAacattgtaaaatattacaatgtaatatctataaagtgaagtgattgtcacatgtgatacacagcagcacagcacacgatgcacacagtgaaatttgtcctctgcatttaacccatcaccctgagtgagcagtgggcagccatgacaggcgcccggggagcagtgtgtggggacggtgctttgctcagtggcacctcagtggcaccttggcggatcgggattcgaaccggcaaccttctgattacagggccgcttccttaaccgctaggccaccactgccccaaacagggattgtttctgctcggtatcgaaccgaggacctttcgcgtgtcaggcaaacgtgataaccactacaccacagaaacataatacataatacataacatAATACATAACATTGATCTATATCATACCAGGGATCAATActcaattctgattggctggtcaATAAATAGGCTAGTAATACATTGGCAAGCTAATTTATGTAACCACAGTAACCGGTTTGCAGAGTAGCCATTATTATTGAAAAAATTTGTTGTTCACACaacattcactcacactcacacctattgCCAATATAGAGTCTTCTGTCCTGCTAATGTTCATGCCTCTGGGTGATGGGAGGAAACCTGCAGCAGCATGGGGAgcgcatgcaaactccacacactcaAAGCCAAggccaggattcgaactcacaaccttggagatgTCAGGCCAGGGCGCTAACTGTATATGAAAGCAACTTCAGAAGACCACTGAATTATATTACATCTAACTTAACTGTCGACTCATTTTAATACATCTATATGTGGCACAGTTGTAGGACATGGCGAGGACGCATACATGGGACTCACAAGATAGGGgatttaatataaaaacacaagacagggtaaaacatcaccaaacaacaacccaacacagaacagacacaaacagggcatctttaaacatgcatactgtcaggattggcgtcAGCTGGAGACATGGTTCCGCCCTTCTTCGTGGTTCCGCCCTTCGGCGGCTccaacatttttgtgaactcttttcgtgaacttgacctttttCGTGAACCCTTACaactgttctgtgtttttgagttctggcaattgccacacgcctgcgggttggtttaagttctcccctttttccccctgttttcggccatcgtgccgttgtttatttgtgtttaggaAGAAATCCttgtttccagtatgtcccgtctctgcgcttacttcccccgtcagcttgccGCCGTGGCACATACACATGTGAGAACAATCTAAAACCAAGGCAACCTTGAGAATCCACTTCCGAACAGGATCCTGATAATATCACAACATATAAGAATAAGTGTCTATCAGTTTTATGGCATccctatgtaaaaaaaaattatattgtttatatGTTACAGTGCCCacacatattaatatattaagattgtaatatcatatttaaaatccttaaatataataaaaaatatataaagaggatgtagtcacaggttcaatccccattTACTACAAGACACTTGATTATGGTTTGCTCCTgggttgtccctgtaactactgatggcaAGGCTCTCTGTATAAGGTCGTTGGTTAAATGAATGAATCTAACAAGAGCTGCTGAAAGTAGAAGAAGAATCTATAATTAAATCAATGGTCCTCAAAGGAAATTGTTAGGAAGTTGTAGTATTCTGCTAGGACTGACACACTATTATAGATTATTATACATTAAAGCCTTTGCCAAAGCATCTACTAGTTATTCAAAGGTACCAATCATTTGAGGGGTATTGCATATACATGTGCATCTTCTGGCTGTTCATGTTCTCACCAGCAACACGGAGAGTGGCAGTTCTTTGGTCCTGACCTACAGAATTGTAGGCCCTGCAAGTATAGGTGCCCTCATCATAGCTTCTCACAGAGGAGATGTAGAGAGTGGCGTTCCTCACCCTGTGAACATTGAGAAATCACATTGTAAACCTGGCATGAGAAAATCAGTCAGGTGAAgaaaatttttcattttgctcttGACAGTATCTGTATTTACTCATTAAACATCTCGGAAAAAAGCACAGAATGACTATTTAATCAACATCCGTACGCTGAACAGATTAAGCTCACCCCAGAGTGATTTTTCCTCCGGTATGCACAGAATGCCCCTGCTTTGACCACACAATGAGGGGGGCAGGATGCCCTGACACTTGGCACTGAATCACCACCTCAGCTCCTACGGGAGCTGTTAGTACAATTGGCCAAATGGATACAGATGGAGGAGCTGCCGAAACAACAAAAGACATATAGATTGATAACGCAAAGAAGAGAGGGGTTATGTTAAGCATGGCCATccatgtgtgtccatgtgtaCAATGAAGTGGCCTACCCAGTACATCTAAGTAAGCCTTCTTGGAAGTAAGATCCTTGAGTAGGTAATCATTTGTTGCTCTGCAGAAATAGGCTCCCCTGTCTGACTCTTGCACACTGTAGTGGAAGAGATCTAATTAGATcttatattaatttatatgAGTCCTATAAATTAGTGGAAGAATAATTAAACTCTCCCTGTTACTGTCTGGCTGGATTTATGAGTTCAATTTTAAATACGCTATATATGAATAATGCAGGCTTGTAATATAAAacttccttccttttttatGGCAAGGTGCACAATTGGAAGATACATCAGGTACTTTTTCTTCAAGAAGGTACCGTTGGAAGAGGAGGTCTCCATTAGGCTCTATGGTAAAGTGTGGGCTGGGGTGGAGGATCTGGCCGTTTTTGAACCACACCACTCGAGCTGGAGGTTTGCTGTAGGGAGGCCTGCAGGAAAGTAATGCACCATCCCAGCTTCTCACAGTTTGGTTGGATGGTTGTGTAATGAAGGTCCACTTCATCACTGCGCAGACAGAGGGTGCATGGTTTTAGACAACTACACTTTTATGTAATATTGGGGCTTTGGTAATCTCCTTGGCACTTGCTTATCTGAAATCAtttaatggaagaaaaaaaaagaataatacattaCACATATTAATATCCAGTTGGTACCTGCTGGCAGAAGGTAAGCTGGGCTTGATCTGACCAAATCCTTCTTATTTGTGGCATCACAATAGTAGAAGCCCTCATCCTCTTCTAACACTCTCCTTAGAGAAAgatacaaaatatgaaatagAATCTAATTCAAAACTAGCCTGATCAGAGAAACGTGATGTAAGAACCCTGGGtagcattggtccttgtttagAGTCTTTGTCTCTTTGAGATCACCTGTCCATTGTTTCAGTCAGCCTATCTATGCagcctttttaaataaagtataGTCGTCTATGGCTTATTTTATAACTGGGGTCACCAAATCCAGCATGAGTGTTCTCCAGGACCAGGGATGGTGACCTCTGCTCTAGAGTCTGTAGTCATCAAATTTTCTGTTCACTTCTCCAACGTTTCCCCATTGCAATCAAATACATAAAGATTTACAGAACTAGGCAGCCAACTAGAACAGAATCTAAGAAACATTATGACTTTCCCAGTTAAAGTCTGGGGATAAAAGTTACAAAAATGGCAGATCAGTTGAACCAGCAAGACTCACCTGAAGACTAGCAGCTGCCCATTGTTTTGTAGGCTCCAACGAGAGCCATTACCCATGAGCTGGCCTTCTTTAAACCATTGCACCATGGGAGTTGGGTAGCCGCGAACAGAGCAGTGCAGTTGGGCCTCTGTTTCTGTGGCAACAGTAGTGTTGACCGGACCATGAACGATTTCCAGGCTGACATCAGTCCCTAAAGAATTTCAGACACATCCTATTGCAAACATCCAGTGGAGTAAGCGGAAAGCTTTTCGACACGTGTTGTGCTGGAAT includes the following:
- the LOC114787940 gene encoding hemicentin-2 isoform X2, yielding MALHLGTRIHQMANGSLFFPSLQEEDLGTYTCSVETESGSVRSLVKVRQAELEDVFFSPQSQTVREGDSVFLQCVSGDSSPAAHISWLKDGQHIRRGTQVEGEYGGGNERKTSGTLHIEDVSIEDKGSYICITHNPLLNISKESNAATLTVQGTDVSLEIVHGPVNTTVATETEAQLHCSVRGYPTPMVQWFKEGQLMGNGSRWSLQNNGQLLVFRRVLEEDEGFYYCDATNKKDLVRSSPAYLLPAVMKWTFITQPSNQTVRSWDGALLSCRPPYSKPPARVVWFKNGQILHPSPHFTIEPNGDLLFQRVQESDRGAYFCRATNDYLLKDLTSKKAYLDVLAPPSVSIWPIVLTAPVGAEVVIQCQVSGHPAPLIVWSKQGHSVHTGGKITLGVRNATLYISSVRSYDEGTYTCRAYNSVGQDQRTATLRVAVSPVIVSFLKSVNGRPGTTVILPCHAVGNRPILYMWTRGLLQTPVLPSALVHIDEEGTLNILSVQVSDAGEYHCTAKNEVGKDHKTTVLSVYAEDGFPDKEMQIFSPANIPRTTKRLRSSDTRTETSNQPLDQNSQMPVTEKRTRGQLPGLGLSDHSTQSTNHYTELLQSHGENAHTQQTAKRTELSPSEPNFTQLIFSRTASPNPITQVVSPSLNTQTPDYPNTKTLFPNMQTPGLQITPAAPPTQTPDPLPRMTKPSPPLIPLLEKHDIPIVVGVGVSLAFIFITMAFYSLVQKNDPTAPMGRGAQRHLGVPCRHGERLVTGRTYENRAFEDDNLVAVIEQSPNTSETRAHPPIPSTSTLMMEGSYDDVPEVSPLHDLPVLVETHPDPSEDVQMDTSLEEGKVTPFSNPDIQLQSVADWRSQEFGECQDMPSSPPTSSPQVREEGLHSSLTLQTSEPCTTPIRHSINICHGSSPLLLSHCVSLGMTTVAVDVHFYPSAAHTTTPTGSHNHPMASRQQVSSRQATQGIDVDQQAHHGLYHGAKKP
- the LOC114787940 gene encoding hemicentin-1 isoform X1 codes for the protein MALHLGTRIHQMANGSLFFPSLQEEDLGTYTCSVETESGSVRSLVKVRQAELEDVFFSPQSQTVREGDSVFLQCVSGDSSPAAHISWLKDGQHIRRGTQVEGEYGGGNERKTSGTLHIEDVSIEDKGSYICITHNPLLNISKESNAATLTVQGTDVSLEIVHGPVNTTVATETEAQLHCSVRGYPTPMVQWFKEGQLMGNGSRWSLQNNGQLLVFRRVLEEDEGFYYCDATNKKDLVRSSPAYLLPAVMKWTFITQPSNQTVRSWDGALLSCRPPYSKPPARVVWFKNGQILHPSPHFTIEPNGDLLFQRVQESDRGAYFCRATNDYLLKDLTSKKAYLDVLAPPSVSIWPIVLTAPVGAEVVIQCQVSGHPAPLIVWSKQGHSVHTGGKITLGVRNATLYISSVRSYDEGTYTCRAYNSVGQDQRTATLRVAVSPVIVSFLKSVNGRPGTTVILPCHAVGNRPILYMWTRGLLQTPVLPSALVHIDEEGTLNILSVQVSDAGEYHCTAKNEVGKDHKTTVLSVYAEDGFPDKEMQIFSPANIPRTTKRLRSSDTRTETSNQPLDQNSQMPDALLKPLQTHRIGANDILNSYPPLIKVTEKRTRGQLPGLGLSDHSTQSTNHYTELLQSHGENAHTQQTAKRTELSPSEPNFTQLIFSRTASPNPITQVVSPSLNTQTPDYPNTKTLFPNMQTPGLQITPAAPPTQTPDPLPRMTKPSPPLIPLLEKHDIPIVVGVGVSLAFIFITMAFYSLVQKNDPTAPMGRGAQRHLGVPCRHGERLVTGRTYENRAFEDDNLVAVIEQSPNTSETRAHPPIPSTSTLMMEGSYDDVPEVSPLHDLPVLVETHPDPSEDVQMDTSLEEGKVTPFSNPDIQLQSVADWRSQEFGECQDMPSSPPTSSPQVREEGLHSSLTLQTSEPCTTPIRHSINICHGSSPLLLSHCVSLGMTTVAVDVHFYPSAAHTTTPTGSHNHPMASRQQVSSRQATQGIDVDQQAHHGLYHGAKKP